A stretch of Gemmatimonas aurantiaca T-27 DNA encodes these proteins:
- a CDS encoding RNA polymerase sigma factor codes for MTDTELIDRLKAGDHGAERDFYERHVDRVYRLILRMSGRPELAQEWTQDTFLRAFSRIEQFRGDSALSSWLHVIAVSITLNGLRTHKRREAFAAPLEEATTVARWSGESDPDLKVRLRAAIAALPDGTRRVFVMHDVEGFTHEEIGEALGVAVGTSKSQLFRAREKLRVALAAFAPSASMGSPVTASAMTTSVRTSSQIGKESA; via the coding sequence GTGACCGATACCGAGTTGATCGACCGCCTCAAGGCCGGCGATCACGGGGCGGAACGGGACTTCTACGAGCGCCACGTGGACCGGGTATACCGTCTCATCCTTCGGATGAGTGGTCGGCCCGAGCTTGCCCAGGAGTGGACCCAGGACACGTTCCTGCGGGCGTTCAGTCGCATCGAGCAGTTCCGGGGAGACTCGGCCCTCTCGAGCTGGCTGCACGTGATCGCCGTGTCGATCACGCTGAACGGGCTCCGCACCCACAAGCGCCGCGAGGCGTTTGCCGCGCCCCTGGAAGAAGCCACCACGGTGGCGCGATGGTCCGGCGAAAGTGATCCCGATCTGAAGGTCCGCCTTCGGGCGGCGATCGCGGCACTTCCCGACGGCACCCGGCGTGTGTTCGTGATGCATGACGTGGAAGGGTTCACGCACGAGGAGATTGGCGAAGCACTCGGTGTCGCGGTCGGCACCAGCAAGTCCCAACTCTTCCGTGCCCGCGAAAAACTGCGCGTGGCGTTGGCCGCGTTTGCGCCTTCGGCTTCGATGGGTTCACCCGTCACGGCCTCCGCCATGACGACGTCCGTCCGGACGTCTTCGCAGATCGGCAAGGAGTCAGCATGA
- a CDS encoding type B 50S ribosomal protein L31 has product MMAKDGIHPPYHPVVFKDASTGALVLTRSTMTSDTKIKLEDGNEYPLVLLEITSDSHPFYTGTQRLIDTQGRVDKFKKRYGR; this is encoded by the coding sequence ATGATGGCCAAAGATGGCATTCACCCGCCGTACCACCCGGTCGTCTTCAAGGACGCCTCCACGGGCGCGCTGGTCCTGACCCGCTCGACGATGACGAGCGACACCAAGATCAAGCTGGAAGACGGCAACGAGTATCCGCTGGTCCTGCTCGAAATCACGAGCGATTCGCACCCGTTCTACACGGGCACGCAGCGCCTGATCGACACGCAGGGTCGCGTCGACAAGTTCAAGAAGCGCTACGGCCGCTGA